The DNA segment CACAAAAATCACTCAACATACTCATTGTAGAAGACCAATGCTTTGAAGTACTTGAAGAAGCAGTGCATGCAGTTGCTCCCAACCACTTTTCAGAACATACCTGCGATCTTGCAAAGACCTACGTTGAAGCAAGGCAAACACTTTGCGAAAAACAATATGACATCATCTTGCTCGATCACCGCCTACCACTTGAAACACTGGGCGAATATCCAGAAAATATTGGTTATTCACTCATACCGAGCATTAAAGAACAACACCCTTGCACGCTTATTATCGGCACGTCCTCCCTTACTGCAAGTGCTCTACGAGGAGCTGCACAACCAGATGAGCGTCTACCAAGCAAGTTAAGTACACAAGAAGCAACAGAAGGACTTACACACATACTAGACCGATATGCAAAAAACACAACAACACACAACCACTCGAGGAGGACCTACTCATGACACGAACAATACCAGTGGTGATAGCTTCACCCTACCTTATGGAAGACATGTCTGAACGGTATGATGAACACTATGTACAAATCCAGAAAGAAAAATTTGGTTATGATCCGAATAACTTCGCAGGCGTTCGAGAACTCAATGGACCCGACCTTACCATAGAACTTATCGACGCTCGAAACTCTGATATCTTCCTTAACGCCAAAGCACCCCTATACATCAGCGGATCCACAAGCGCTGTAGAAAGGGTTGTTCATGAACTGAGAGGATCGAGAAGAGTCATCGCACGATTCAGCATCTTCTACGGTAAAGCAAGCGGCTACTCAGGAGACTACCCTGAAGAGACAGGCTACGCTCTTGACATACCAAAATCAGTGGAGGCTGTGAAGCGTATGCTCACCCACACTCCAACAATGCTTGCACTACAAGAAAGAAATCTTGACGACCTTCTCAAAGGACTCAACGATCTCAACAAGCACTTGCAACAACCCGTACTCACCACACCCTACCTTCAGGAGGTGTTCTCATGAGCAAGATCAGCGCAGGCGAAAAAACCTGGAGAGACCTCTCGCTTGCAGGCAAGCTCGGAGTCGGACTTCACCCTCTTGATGAGCAGAATAATATTTACTGGAAGTGTTTCATCGTAGCAGATCAGAGAAGAGAATTCGTACACGCGATGACTCAATTAAGAGAAATCAGCGCACTCCAAGCGTTTGCTGCAAGAAGTGCAGAAGATTATCAGACACTAGTTGATGATCTGGTTGACAAAGGAGTAACTCCAACCTATCTCATCATTTCAGATCCTCTTCGCGTGAGCAGATATGAGAAAGAACCTGCCAATATAGAATCACTAATTGATATCGCAAAAGAGCATTGGCCCATCCATACCATCTTGCTCAGTGATAAAGAACATTGTCTTGATGTGAATATGCGGATGCCTTATGATGTATCTATCGATGATTTTACAACAACATTCATCCACTACGCACAGCAAGTGCCAAGTGCCGCTATCAGTAAAAAGGTGCGCTAATGCATAACCTCCTTATTGTGGAAGACACTCCCCCCCCAACAACAAGTAGCGCGCAAGGAAGTTCCTCAAGCACGCCTAACAACCACGCTTGACTCCGCGCTCAAAGAGATGAAAGAAAATCATCCTGATTATGTCTTGAGCGATCTGCATGTTCCTTCAGGACTTTCAACTAAAGAGGGAGAGACCATTTCGCGATACCTTGTTGATGCAGCAGACCTGCTTCTTGAACAGGCACTGCAACAACCTGCCATAACACTGCTTGACAGAAGTATCAAACAATCCTTGGACAGCACTTCTTACACAATCACAGCCAGACATTTGCGAAACCTGCTGTTACAGCGCTAAAAAATGCCAAAGTCTTTTAAATCCCCTGTTCTTAAAGAGATTCTAATGGATCTTAAAAAGGAAATTCTTCCCAAGCTCGAACCAGATAAAGAGCAAGTCAAACGAGCACAGAAATTGGTAAAAGAGATTCAAAAACTTATTGATGATGCGCAGATTCAAGCAGAAGTGATGCTTGGTGGATCTCTTGCAAAAGGAACTAATCTCAAAGGAGATCACGACATAGATATTTTTGTTCGTTTTGATTATGAACGCTACAAAGACAAAGATATCTCAGAACTTCTTGAACAAGCGCTCTCACCTCTTGCAATTGAACGCGTGCATGGAAGTAGAGATTATTTCCACCTCAAACAAGACGTGAATGTTGAAATTGTTCCCGTGCTTAAAGTTGATGACCCCGCAAAGGCGAAAAACGTAACTGATATGTCCCCCCTGCACGTCGCATGGGTGCAAAAGCACAAACGTTACGCAGGAGATATTCGTCTTGCAAAACAATTCTGCAAAGCCGCAAGAGTGTATGGCGCTGAGAGTTATATTGGTGGTTTTTCAGGACACGTTCTCGACATCCTTGTCATTACCTACAAAGGATTTGAAAACCTCCTTAAAGCATCACAAAAATGGAAAGATAAAGAAATCATAGACCCTCTTAAGAGAAATCTTACGCTTGAAGATTTTAATAAATCAAAAACAGACTCTCCTATTATTGTTGTTGACCCCATTCTTGCAGATCGCAATGCTGCAGCAGCACTTACCAAAGAAAAATATGAGATGTTTAGAGAAGCTGCTGCAAAATTTCTCAAAAAACCAACAAAGTCTGCCTTTATTATCAAACCCTTTGATCTTGAAAAAATAAAGAAGAAGTATAAGACCAAAAAAGTAGTGTGTCTTGAGATTGAACCGCTTGAAGGGAAAACGGACGTTGTTGGTGCAAAGATTATGAAAGCAATCAAAATATTACGCAACCAACTCAAATTTCACGATTTTGAAATTCTTAATTATGGCTGGAATTGGAAAGAAGGAGAGCCTGCAAAAGCATTCTTTGTCTTTCCTGCAAAAAATCTTGAACCTGTTTCTAAGCGGTGTGGGCCCCCTCTTGAAGAAACTGAACGTGTTGCGAACTTTAAGAAAAAACATAAACAAACATTTGAAGAAAATGGAAGGATCTGCACTTACGTCAAAAGAGCATTTACGGATCCTAAAAAACTCATCTCCCACCTCATTAAGACAGATGACCTCTTGAAAAGCAAAGCTAAGAGGATAAAACTATGTTAATGCTACCTCTTGCAGTAGTCATTGCACTCACACTTCTTCCCTTCTTAGAACTTCGCGCATCAATTCCCTATGGTATTTTACAAGGAGGCCTTCCATGGTGGCTTGTTTTTCTTGTTGCTGTTCTCATCAACATAGGTTTGGGACCTGCACTGTACATCACACTTGAAAAAGTCATAAGGATGCTCTGTATTATCAAACCTTTTGAGCGGTTTTATCACCGCGTGGTTGAGCGCACACAGAGAAAGGCAGCACCTTACGTTCATAAGTACGGTCCTCTTGGTCTTGCTCTTTTCATCGGCGTTCCTCTTCCAGGATCTGGCGTGTATAGCGGTGCAATCGCAGCACACGTCTTAGGGATGACCTATAAAGAATTCTTTGTAGCTGTTGTTTGTGGTGTGCTCATTGCAGCAACAGCCGTAACCGCAATTACCCTTTCAGGAATGGGAGTGTTTAGCTGGGCGATTAAAACGTTGTGAATCATGGTGTGATTTCCACAAGAGTGCTACAACTACCGCGACAAGACTTAACCACTGCCAATTGGTTAAGAACAAGAACATCGGATCTTCTCTGAAGAAATCCGTAATAAATCTCAGCGATGCGTACCCTATAAGAAAGGTGAACCACAACGTTCCCTCCCTCAAGTTTTTCTGATGCTTATGCCCATACCATAAAATTCCCAGTAAGAGTAAATGTGATCCCGCGGCGTAGAGTTGATATGGATGCCTACAACCAGAAACACTCGGAAATACAACACACCAAGACACATCAGTTACTCTCCCCCATAACTCACCATTTACAAAATTTGCAAGACGTCCCAACACGAGTGTTGCAGTAACAGGAAGCACGACAATATCTGCTATCTTGTAGAACGAAAGTTTCCAACGTTTAAGCATGATCGCAGCAGCAATGGATATTCCCGTGAGCGCTCCGAAGAAACTCATACCTCCATGCCATATGCGTAGCAATTCAAGAGGGTCTTTGATAAACACTGCAGGATTGTTGAACAGAAAATGAAAGATACGCGCTCCGATAAGCATGCCAACAAGAAAGGAGAAAACTAAATCATCTACTTGTTTTCGCGAAAGCCCGAGTTCTGCACGACGTTTGAAAAGCACCCAATACGTGAGTAAGTATCCCACAACGTAGACAATGCCGTACCAGTAAATCTGTGCAAATCCAAGATCCAGCGCAACGGGGTTAAGATTATGAATGTACATGATAAACCACTATTGGAAAAACATTAAAATAATGCCGATGATGCTCCCTATGAGTACGTTGCGTTCAAGATTTTTCACCTTATAATGAATGTTTAGAGAAGTGAAGGGTTTGAAGAGAGGAACTCCCCTCTCAAAAATTGCAAGGAGAACTTGTAACACATAGCCAACGGTAAAATACCATAATGAGGAATAGATCAAGGAGCATATTGCAAGCGCGGTGATTGGCAAAATGTTGTGAAACCAATACGTCTTGTAGATCTTGCTTGCAAGAGGCAGTAAGAATCCTGCAACGATAAGTACTGCATTTAATGGCGTTGTGTAGAAATAAATCGCATAGAATAAGAACAGGCTTGGAGCAACGTAACTAAGTGTTTTCATATACTCAAAACAGGGTCAAGAATATATAAACGTTTGCACTCGTTTAGTACTTGCTTAGTGATTGCACAATGATTAAATAGAACAATACCTTCTTTTTCCCTGATGTCCTGGTCTGACCACTTTTGCGGAACACCTCCTCGCGTTGAACTCTTTGATGATATCAGCGTGCTTCTCTCACGCCTGCAACGCGAGTTAGAACAAAAGCCCCTGCAAGCACAAGAAATTCAAACAACTCTTGAGAGGTTATCAACAGATATTGGTTTTGATGTTGCGCTTGGCGCTGCTCGTTCTTGTTATAGTGGAAGTCTCGTTTCACCTCTTGCAGTTCGGGAGAATCTTGAACGAGCAAGGAAAATCGCACAAGACACATACAAAGCGCGCCACCACACTCCTTACATGCATCGCAATTACGTCTTCGGACTTGATGGCGTTTCACGACAATTCATTTGGAGTCATTTACACGCACACCCCTTTTACAACTCAGAACAAGTAAGCCAGCGCTACAAAAAAATGAGCATTGAGAATACGCTTATTCCTCGCCTCCCAAGAAAAGCAAGAAACATCTTTATTCAGTGCGTAAAACAGCAATTCTATGCGTATGAACGTCTGCGAGATGAACTTCTTCTTGAGGCAGCGTGCGAAGAGTATTACAGTCGATTTCCTTCTCGCAGATCAAAACATAAGCAAAACCTTGCCAAAATAAAAAAGAAGACGCAGGAAGCAGCGCGTTACGTTATCGGTCTTAACACCACCGCGCACCTGTACCATTCTATCAACGCAATCACTCTTGCAAGGTATTATCGCCTAAGCAACCAACCAGATACCCCAACAGAAGCAAGACACATCATTGGAGAAATGGTGCGATTGGTCAAAGAAAGAGATCCCGGAATTGCTCAGCTTTTTGAAGATCCCCTTCCAGAAGAAGAGCTTCTTGAACATAAGCTTCTTGTAAAAGTATTTAGTGAAGGCAAAGATCCTCAGCTCACAAGACAGTGGGCGCAAGAATTTGACGAACAGTTAGAAGGAAGAGTAACCAAGCTAACTAGTTACAAAACAAACGCAATTCCTGAGATGCTCTTAGCAGTTCGTGACATGCTCGGAGTCCCCTCTTATGCTCTTAATGATTCTACCATCCTGGAGTATTTATTCGATCCCGCACATAACACCCATAGAGGTGACGTGCTTACTCTTGACCATATGCAAAAACTTGCACGAGCGCAGATCATTCCTCATTTCACCTTTATGATGAAAATCAGTGCAACAGCAGATGCACAAGAACAACGTCAACGCATGACACCTGGTGCAAGACCCTTATTTGAACAAGTTATTCTTAACACACCTGATTTCATCACACCCTCCCTTGTTCAAGCATCAGGGCCTCAAGCGATTAAATTTTACGAGGAAACTATGCACCACACATGGAATGCAAGAAATCAACTTCTTGAGATGGGAGTGCGCGCTGAACTTGCAAACTACCTTCTTCCAAACGGTGTTGCCTTACGATTCAGAGAAAGTGTTGATCTTCTTAATTTCAAACAAAAAGACGAAAAAAGAGAGTGTCTTAACGCACAAGAAGAAATTGGGAGGCTCACAATTGCTCAGCGCCAAGAAATTGAAAGAGTGCACCCCGAACTTAAAGGAATTTTTGGTCCTCCCTGCTACCTGCGCACAAAAGCACAAGTAAAACCCCCTTGTCCCGAAGGCGACCTTTTTTGCGGAGTTCGTGTGTGGAAAGGACTTGAACAAGACTCTTCAGGAAACCTTAAACACCCTGACCTTGCAATTGAGAACATCATGAAACAAAGAAAATTTTAGACACCCTCAAACTTGCAAGCATGCTGAAAGATTGAATACTCTTTGTATATTCGCTCCAACAACAGTTTTCTTATGGAACACCTCTTTGTAAAGGACACTGACCCCTTGTTTTAGTAGAACGCAATCTTTATTGCAGTGTCTTTCCAACAAGACAAACAATCAAGTAAACCCTTTTTTTTGAAATGCTGCTGAAGAGGGATAACTTTAAAAACGAAGGATTAAGACGGCAGGTTAAATGAAGCTTATTCAAGAAATCATTGAGGCAGAGAACAAAGCAGAACGCGATATTGAGCGTGCAAAAAAGCGCTACGCTGAGCAAATCGAAAAAATACGCGCGAAACTTAGCGAGGAGTATGAACAAACAATTGCCCAGTATATTAAGAAGAAAGAAGCTCACTTCAAAACAGTATCCCAATCTTTAGAAAAGAAGTATTCAAAAGAAGAGGAAGAGCTGAAAAAAAGATTACAGGCATATTCTCGTATTTCAAAAGACAGCATTAGGAAAACTGCCAAAAAAATAGTTGAGCTCTTATGAAAACTGAAAAACTCGCATTTGTGGAGATTATCGGCCTTCAAAAAGACAAAACCACAATACTTGATTTTCTTCATGAAAAAGGAATTCTTCACCTGCACAGCGCAGATAAAAGCAACTACAAAGATCTGCTCAAAAGAGATCAAACTATTGAACTAAATGAGCAGATAAGCTCAACCCTCTTAGAACTTAAATGGCTTAAAGAAAAGCTCCAACCCTTTTCAAAAAAGGAAAAAGAACATTCATTTACCAACAGAGAACTTCAACTTGTTCTCAAAGAAGCAAAATTAGTCAAAAACGAGCTTAGAGAACGTATCGAACAACTCTCAACACGCCTTGAAGAAGTTACCTCTAAAATCACTCGTGCAAAGGAACAAAAAGAGTTACTCTCAAAGATCCCCTTTAAACTTGAAAGAGGGGACTTCTTTCCCAGACACACTTCCAAAAATGCTATCTTACTCATAAGCAAGAAAAACACTGTAAAAAGTGAAGAATCATCACCAACAACCAAGAAGAATAGAAAAACTTCAAAACATACCGCAACACGTTCTAAGGAGAAACACCTTCAAAAAGCGTTAAAGGATATTGTGCGAACAATTCCTCATTCACTTAAAGAAACTCCCACTCATGCAATTCTTGCTGTTCCTCTTGAATACGAAACACAAGTGCTCAAAAAACTCAAAGTTGCAGGTCATCATATAGTAACTCTTGACCCTCTTACAGAAAAGGATAATGCAACACAAATACGAATCATAGAAAAACACATCAAAGAGTTGTGTGAAGAAGAACAAGAACTTATTGAAGACTTACAACGCCAGGCGGAAAAACACGCAGACCACATTGATCAACTCTTCTATGAATTAACAGTGTTTCACGAACGTTACGAAGCTTCAAACCAACTACACCGAACAAAACACACCTTTGTTCTTGAGGGATATGTAAGTGAGAGAGAGTTAAAACAAATTGAAAAACTTCACAAGGTCGCAACAGTAAGTATCATCTCAAGACCTGCAAAGACAGGCCCTAGCAAACTTAAAAACAATCGCTATACTCAACACTTTGAATTCATAACCAAGATGTTCGGATACCCGCCCTACAGAGGTATTGATCCGACAATATTTGTGAGCATATTTCTTCCACTCTTTTTTGGATTCATGTTTTCAGATGTTGGATACGGCATTCTTTTGTTATTTGTCTCACTACTCCTTCTTGTAAAAGCAACACCTCGAAAAAAAATTGTTTACGATTCAGGCTTTGTATTGCTCATCTGTTCACTTTCAACAATTCTCTTTGGCATTTTTTTCGGATCTTTTTTCGGAAACCTTTTCGGATTCTCCCCGTTACTTTTTGATCCCTTCAAAAATGCTAAAACGGTTCTCATCACAGCGCTTGTACTTGGACTATTGCACCTTAATGTAGGTATTTTGCTCAGCATACTTTCAAACCTAGAAAAAAAAGATTACCGCGCAATCATCACAGGAAATCTTTCCATTGTCTTTCTTGAATTGGGAGTAGCATTGCTCTTCCTTGAAAGTACCGCTCTTGGCATTCTTGCCTTGCTTATGAGCGGAATCCTTTTCATTGCAAATACTGGTATTATGGGACTTATGGACATTACAGGTTTTATTGGAACGTGGTTCTCCTATGCAAGGCTTCTTGCACTTAGTCTTGCAACAGGAGGTATTGCTCTAGGTATTAACATCATGGCAGAACAACTCAACCACATAGCTCTTCTCGGCCCAATTTTGTTCATCCTCCTGCTCATCTTCGGACATTTATTCAATTTTGCAATGAATGTTTTAGGATCAAGCATTCACTCAGTAAGACTTCACTACATTGAGTTCTTCTCCCAGTTTTATGAAGGGGGCGGAACGCCATTTACTCCATACACAACAAAGAAAACAAAAGACACACTATAAGACACGCTAAGAAATCCACAAGCACAAAAAATCAAAAAGAAACACCAAAAAAATCATGCTCAAACACCATTAAACAAGACCACAATCACTTATTGTGCGATTTGTTTAATTATCAAAACAACATAAACTAAAAACAAGGTAAAAAAAGCAAAAAAGGGACGCGCAAAGCGTACGGAGGTAAAACCATGGCTTTAGAAACAACAGGACTCATCGCGATCGGGGCAGGACTTGCAATAGGACTTGCTGCTCTTGGATCTGGAATTGGTCAAGGAATTGCATCAGCAGCTGGTGCAGGTGCTACCGCAGAGAATGAAAAACTTCTTGGAAAAATGATGGTTTTCTCAGCACTACCTGAGACTCAAGCAATCTACGGATTCGTCATCGCAATTCTCTTGATGTTTGTATACGCAGTATCATGAACACACCACAGAGTAAAAAATCAAAAAAAGACATCATCGAATACGTGCTAGAACAGGCTCAAAAGGAAGTTCAAGAACTTCGAAACTCCTTTGAACAGGAAAAAAAGAAGTTACTAGCACGGCACAAGCAGGATGTTGAACGCAAGCTTAGAGAACTTGATAAGCTCTACGCGCAAAAAGAGGACTTGCTCACCAAACAAAAAGAGAGCAGTTTTACTTTACACGCGAAAAAAGCAGAACTTGCAGCTCAGGAGCGCGTGGTCGACCAAGTTCTTGAATGTGTACGTGAAGAGCTAAACAAACCAGAAGTTGTGGAGAAATTTGCAAGGCAACTCCTACAAGAAGAGCCTGAAATAAAAGAATTAAGGATTCCTCGAAAAATCAAATTAAAGGCAGCACTTCCTTGCAAAGTGTCCTCAACTCTTGACACTTGGGAAATTGTTGGAATTCTCAACGAACAATCAGAGGTAAGCATTAGTTTTGAAGATCTTCTTACACAAAACGAAGCAAAGATTTTCAAAACAGTTGAGGAGGAGCTGTTTTCATGATTGAACTTCTTATTGTTGGAGGATCTGCAATCATACTCATTGTTGCAGGCTCTGCTGTTGCAACTGCAATGCAAGTTCTTCCTTTTGCGTACCCTGCTGCAAGAGTTCGCTCGGCAAAAAGCAAAATGCTTAGTGATGCTGAGCTTGTGGAATGGACTCATCTAGGATATAAAGATATTCTCTACCATCTTGAAAAAAAAGGATATCACCAAATCCTTAGCCTTATTGAATCAAATTTTAGGGAAGAAAAAGTTCAAAATCTTCTTCGCAAAGCACAATACAAGGACCTTCATGCAGTCTCACAACATGTTCCACGAAAATATAAAAAATTCTTCTCAGCGCTAGCCTCGCGTCTTGAAATCGAAAACATCCTCTCAACACTACGCTCAAAAACATCTCCTAGCTATCAAAGACACAAAATCAAAGAAATCCTTTTGCAGACTCAGTATTTCAAAGATCCCTCCGCAATTGAATCTGCAACTCTTGAAGAAACTCTTTCGATTCTTCAACACACACCGTATGCAAAAATTATCAACGCACATCTTGAAGAAATACGCAACGGAAATCTTCACGGTCTTGAACACGCATTAAGTATTCAATATTACAAAAAATTAAGACGAGAGTCTCGAATTGACCCTGTTTTAAGAGCCTATGTTGCCCTTATGATAGATGCACACAACATAAAGAAAACGCTGTGTTTCTCTCAACCCTCATTTATTGAAGGAGGAACACTTAGTCAAACACAAAAAAATCAGCTCAAAGAAGCTAAAAACATACAAGAAGTTATACAAGCTTGTGAGAACACAGCCTTTGCAGATGTTCTCAAAGATGTGAAGAGTCAAACCGAACTACTGCAAGCGCTTGAACGTAAACAAAAAAGGTTTGCACAAAGACTGCTCAAAGAAGAACCCTTATCTATCAAACCCATTATTGCATACTATATTTTGCGCAATATTGAACTCAAAAACATTCGTATTTTGCTCAAATTAAAACATGCACGATTTGATCAACAAGAAATTGCGAGGGCACTCATATGATCTCACTTATCGGAGCATCAACAACAATCATTGGTTTTGGACTTTGCGGTATCAAGGATATTTTTGAACTAAGACGAACTGCAAAAAAAGAAGAGATACTACAAAGCATAAGAGAAGCACAGCACAACCTCATCCTCATCGATCAATTTTTTTATGAAAAAATAAAAAAAGACATCCCAAGAGAATTTAGTGACAAAGTGTTCATCAAAATTCCTGACAGATATGAAGAATTCGACGAGGATATTGATGAACTCGTAAAAGACACCCTGGGAATAACAGTACAAGAAAATAAAAAATAAACAAAGAATTGGAAGAACACAAATCACAGTCCTGCACTAAGGTGCATCAAAAAACAATAAACCAATTAAAAACAATACAAAGAGAACAAAGGAGAGCAACTATGAAATCAAAAGCAAAGATCACAAAGATATCTGGTCCGGTTATTCAAGCAACAGGACTCACTGATGCGAAAATCA comes from the Candidatus Woesearchaeota archaeon genome and includes:
- a CDS encoding FAD-dependent thymidylate synthase — translated: MSWSDHFCGTPPRVELFDDISVLLSRLQRELEQKPLQAQEIQTTLERLSTDIGFDVALGAARSCYSGSLVSPLAVRENLERARKIAQDTYKARHHTPYMHRNYVFGLDGVSRQFIWSHLHAHPFYNSEQVSQRYKKMSIENTLIPRLPRKARNIFIQCVKQQFYAYERLRDELLLEAACEEYYSRFPSRRSKHKQNLAKIKKKTQEAARYVIGLNTTAHLYHSINAITLARYYRLSNQPDTPTEARHIIGEMVRLVKERDPGIAQLFEDPLPEEELLEHKLLVKVFSEGKDPQLTRQWAQEFDEQLEGRVTKLTSYKTNAIPEMLLAVRDMLGVPSYALNDSTILEYLFDPAHNTHRGDVLTLDHMQKLARAQIIPHFTFMMKISATADAQEQRQRMTPGARPLFEQVILNTPDFITPSLVQASGPQAIKFYEETMHHTWNARNQLLEMGVRAELANYLLPNGVALRFRESVDLLNFKQKDEKRECLNAQEEIGRLTIAQRQEIERVHPELKGIFGPPCYLRTKAQVKPPCPEGDLFCGVRVWKGLEQDSSGNLKHPDLAIENIMKQRKF
- a CDS encoding V-type ATP synthase subunit K; amino-acid sequence: MALETTGLIAIGAGLAIGLAALGSGIGQGIASAAGAGATAENEKLLGKMMVFSALPETQAIYGFVIAILLMFVYAVS
- the lgt gene encoding prolipoprotein diacylglyceryl transferase yields the protein MYIHNLNPVALDLGFAQIYWYGIVYVVGYLLTYWVLFKRRAELGLSRKQVDDLVFSFLVGMLIGARIFHFLFNNPAVFIKDPLELLRIWHGGMSFFGALTGISIAAAIMLKRWKLSFYKIADIVVLPVTATLVLGRLANFVNGELWGRVTDVSWCVVFPSVSGCRHPYQLYAAGSHLLLLGILWYGHKHQKNLREGTLWFTFLIGYASLRFITDFFREDPMFLFLTNWQWLSLVAVVVALLWKSHHDSQRFNRPAKHSHS
- a CDS encoding small multidrug export protein, whose protein sequence is MLMLPLAVVIALTLLPFLELRASIPYGILQGGLPWWLVFLVAVLINIGLGPALYITLEKVIRMLCIIKPFERFYHRVVERTQRKAAPYVHKYGPLGLALFIGVPLPGSGVYSGAIAAHVLGMTYKEFFVAVVCGVLIAATAVTAITLSGMGVFSWAIKTL
- the cca gene encoding CCA tRNA nucleotidyltransferase; translation: MPKSFKSPVLKEILMDLKKEILPKLEPDKEQVKRAQKLVKEIQKLIDDAQIQAEVMLGGSLAKGTNLKGDHDIDIFVRFDYERYKDKDISELLEQALSPLAIERVHGSRDYFHLKQDVNVEIVPVLKVDDPAKAKNVTDMSPLHVAWVQKHKRYAGDIRLAKQFCKAARVYGAESYIGGFSGHVLDILVITYKGFENLLKASQKWKDKEIIDPLKRNLTLEDFNKSKTDSPIIVVDPILADRNAAAALTKEKYEMFREAAAKFLKKPTKSAFIIKPFDLEKIKKKYKTKKVVCLEIEPLEGKTDVVGAKIMKAIKILRNQLKFHDFEILNYGWNWKEGEPAKAFFVFPAKNLEPVSKRCGPPLEETERVANFKKKHKQTFEENGRICTYVKRAFTDPKKLISHLIKTDDLLKSKAKRIKLC